One Microbacterium sp. zg-B96 genomic region harbors:
- a CDS encoding tetratricopeptide repeat protein — translation MTIDDELDRIFAARDRDDMRPTIDALRPILDDHPTNARVLYEVGGAYDTAGDEQTARSFYERALRAGLSGDLLRRCYLQYGSTLRNLGELERSAEIFALARRDFPGSPSLTVWEAITQHAAGRYHEAIAALLEVIADGVVAPDLDRYKPAVRGNAAYIRSLAGS, via the coding sequence GTGACCATCGACGATGAACTCGACCGGATCTTCGCTGCGCGCGACCGCGACGACATGCGGCCCACGATCGACGCATTGCGGCCGATCCTCGATGACCACCCCACGAATGCCCGCGTGCTCTACGAAGTTGGCGGCGCGTACGACACCGCCGGCGATGAGCAGACCGCTCGGTCGTTCTACGAGCGCGCACTCCGCGCCGGCCTGTCAGGCGATCTGCTGCGGCGCTGCTACCTGCAGTACGGCTCGACGTTGCGGAATCTGGGTGAGCTCGAGCGCTCGGCAGAGATCTTCGCGCTGGCTCGCCGCGACTTCCCCGGGTCGCCGTCGCTGACGGTGTGGGAGGCGATCACGCAGCACGCAGCGGGCCGCTACCACGAGGCGATCGCCGCCCTGCTCGAGGTCATCGCCGACGGCGTCGTGGCACCCGACCTCGACCGGTACAAGCCCGCCGTCCGCGGCAACGCCGCCTACATCCGCTCCCTCGCGGGCTCGTAG
- a CDS encoding glycoside hydrolase family 13 protein, with the protein MTLPETVLPGDSLADSRPGAQWWRTAVIYQIYPRSFADASGDGVGDLPGVTEHLDDLRTLGVDAIWLSPFQRSPQKDAGYDVSDYCDVDPLFGTLADFDDLIEAAHARGIRIIADLVPNHSSDQHVWFQQALAAAPASPERARYIFRDGKGADGELPPNNWDSVFGGPAWTRVVEPDGTPGQWYLHLFDTSQPDFDWSNPEVHEEFRRILRFWLDRGVDGFRVDVAHGLVKAEGLPDYSPDPESGSMGGDEANVPYWGQEGVHEIYRDWNKLLAEYGGDRALCAEAWLPTVDMTALWVRPDEMHQAFNFAYLETEWDAAALRDVVDESLRAYPAVGAPSTWVLSNHDVVRHASRLALTAENPQGHGIGPDSPGQPDAVLGLRRARAASAVMLALPGSAYIYQGEELGLPEVIHLPGEARQDPTWFRTDGERYGRDGCRVPIPWHADAPAYGFSPTGQSWLPQPEEWESLARDVQAGDPASTLSLYRTLLAARREHRLGAGTLEWLDGYGDDVLAFRNGDVTVIANLGEAPVELPRADLIAASEPVTGGILPTDTTVWLRAA; encoded by the coding sequence ATGACTCTTCCCGAGACCGTTCTGCCCGGCGACTCGCTCGCGGACTCCCGGCCCGGTGCGCAGTGGTGGCGCACGGCCGTCATCTACCAGATCTACCCCCGCTCGTTCGCCGACGCCTCCGGCGACGGCGTGGGCGACCTGCCCGGCGTGACAGAGCACCTCGATGACCTCCGCACCCTCGGCGTCGACGCGATCTGGCTGAGCCCGTTCCAGCGTTCGCCGCAGAAGGATGCCGGCTACGACGTGTCCGACTACTGCGACGTCGACCCGCTCTTCGGCACGCTCGCCGACTTCGACGACCTGATCGAGGCAGCGCACGCCCGCGGCATCCGCATCATCGCCGACCTCGTGCCGAACCACTCGTCCGACCAGCACGTGTGGTTCCAGCAGGCGCTGGCCGCCGCCCCCGCCAGCCCGGAGCGCGCCCGCTACATCTTCCGCGACGGCAAGGGCGCCGACGGCGAACTGCCGCCCAACAACTGGGACTCCGTCTTCGGCGGGCCGGCCTGGACCCGCGTCGTCGAACCCGACGGCACGCCCGGCCAGTGGTACCTGCACCTGTTCGACACGTCCCAGCCCGACTTCGACTGGTCCAACCCCGAGGTGCACGAGGAGTTCCGCCGCATCCTGCGGTTCTGGCTCGACCGCGGCGTCGACGGCTTCCGCGTCGACGTGGCCCATGGCCTGGTCAAGGCCGAGGGCCTCCCCGACTACAGCCCCGACCCGGAGAGCGGGTCGATGGGCGGCGACGAGGCGAACGTGCCGTATTGGGGCCAGGAGGGCGTGCACGAGATCTACCGCGATTGGAACAAGCTGCTCGCCGAGTACGGCGGCGACCGGGCCCTCTGCGCCGAGGCGTGGCTGCCGACCGTCGACATGACGGCGCTGTGGGTGCGTCCCGACGAGATGCACCAGGCGTTCAACTTCGCCTACCTTGAGACCGAATGGGATGCCGCCGCGCTGCGCGACGTCGTCGACGAGTCGCTGCGGGCCTACCCGGCGGTGGGCGCACCGAGCACCTGGGTGCTGTCCAACCACGACGTCGTGCGCCACGCGTCTCGGCTGGCACTGACGGCCGAGAACCCGCAGGGTCATGGCATCGGTCCCGACTCCCCCGGTCAGCCCGACGCGGTCCTGGGCCTGCGCCGCGCCCGCGCTGCGTCGGCGGTCATGCTGGCGCTGCCCGGCTCCGCCTACATCTACCAGGGCGAGGAACTGGGCCTTCCCGAGGTCATCCACCTGCCCGGTGAGGCGCGTCAGGATCCGACGTGGTTCCGCACCGACGGCGAGCGCTACGGACGGGACGGATGCCGCGTGCCGATCCCGTGGCACGCCGACGCCCCCGCCTACGGCTTCAGCCCGACCGGCCAGTCGTGGCTGCCGCAGCCGGAGGAGTGGGAGTCCCTTGCCCGCGACGTGCAGGCGGGGGACCCGGCATCCACGCTGTCGCTGTACCGCACCCTGCTGGCCGCACGCCGCGAGCACCGCCTCGGCGCCGGGACGCTGGAGTGGCTCGACGGCTACGGCGACGACGTGCTGGCGTTCCGCAACGGCGACGTGACCGTGATCGCGAACCTCGGCGAGGCGCCGGTGGAGCTGCCCAGGGCGGACCTCATCGCCGCGAGCGAGCCGGTGACCGGCGGCATCCTCCCCACTGACACCACGGTGTGGCTGCGAGCGGCCTGA
- the purS gene encoding phosphoribosylformylglycinamidine synthase subunit PurS, with product MPTIVVDVMPKAELLDPQGKAVSGALDRLGVENFGSVRIGKRFELTVDGEVTDEVLATARRIADEILSNAVIEDVVGIEVVQ from the coding sequence ATGCCCACCATCGTCGTCGACGTCATGCCCAAGGCCGAGCTGCTGGATCCCCAGGGGAAGGCCGTCTCCGGCGCCCTCGATCGCCTCGGTGTCGAGAACTTCGGCTCCGTGCGCATCGGCAAGCGGTTCGAACTCACCGTCGACGGCGAGGTCACCGACGAGGTGCTGGCCACCGCGCGCCGCATCGCAGATGAGATCCTCTCGAACGCCGTCATCGAGGACGTCGTCGGCATCGAGGTCGTTCAGTGA
- a CDS encoding LacI family DNA-binding transcriptional regulator, with protein MVSIDEVARAAGVSTATVSRALSGRGQVSEGARSRVLDAAAALGYVVSSSASSLASGRTRNIGVLLPVVDRWYFSTVLAGIASGLQRAGYDITLYALTEDAGERATVFETFLRRRRVDAVIAIAISLDATEVERVVELGLPVVALGAAHPRLPSLSVDDVAVARVATGHLTALGHRDIAHIGTTPEYAVDDAHIPTQRRRGFEQALADAGIPPASARHEYGDFTIEGGHRAAMRLLRGERPPTAIFAASDEMAIGALIAARDLRLDVPGDLSVVGVDGHDLSGFFGLTTIDQFPHGQGLRAAAAVLAELEATVPVVPLAALPFELVVRASTAPPTT; from the coding sequence ATGGTGAGCATCGACGAGGTCGCCCGTGCGGCCGGAGTGTCCACGGCCACCGTGTCGCGCGCGCTCAGCGGCCGCGGCCAGGTGTCCGAGGGCGCCCGGTCGCGGGTGCTGGACGCGGCGGCGGCGCTCGGCTACGTCGTGTCGTCCTCGGCGTCGAGCCTGGCCTCGGGGCGCACCCGCAACATCGGCGTGCTGCTGCCGGTGGTCGACCGCTGGTACTTCTCCACGGTGCTCGCCGGCATCGCGTCAGGGCTGCAGCGTGCCGGATACGACATCACGCTGTACGCGCTCACCGAAGATGCCGGCGAGCGCGCCACCGTCTTCGAGACGTTCCTGCGCCGCCGCCGGGTGGACGCGGTGATCGCGATCGCGATCTCGCTGGACGCGACCGAGGTCGAACGCGTCGTGGAGCTGGGGCTCCCGGTGGTCGCGCTCGGCGCCGCCCACCCGCGGCTGCCGAGTCTGTCCGTCGACGACGTCGCCGTTGCGCGCGTCGCGACCGGGCACCTCACCGCCCTCGGGCACCGCGACATCGCCCACATCGGCACGACTCCCGAGTACGCCGTCGACGACGCCCACATCCCGACGCAGCGACGGCGGGGGTTCGAGCAGGCGCTGGCGGATGCCGGCATACCCCCCGCCTCCGCCCGGCACGAGTACGGCGACTTCACGATCGAAGGCGGCCACCGGGCTGCCATGCGGTTGCTGCGGGGCGAGCGCCCACCGACGGCGATCTTCGCGGCATCCGACGAGATGGCCATCGGCGCGCTGATCGCCGCCCGCGACCTGCGGCTGGACGTGCCGGGCGATCTGTCGGTCGTGGGCGTGGACGGCCACGACCTGAGCGGGTTCTTCGGGCTCACCACCATCGACCAGTTCCCGCACGGTCAGGGTCTGCGGGCCGCGGCGGCGGTGCTCGCCGAGCTCGAGGCGACCGTGCCGGTGGTGCCGCTCGCTGCGCTGCCGTTCGAGCTCGTCGTGCGGGCGTCGACGGCCCCGCCGACGACGTAG
- a CDS encoding adenine phosphoribosyltransferase, with the protein MTPEPALAHADSLIRTIPDYPRPGVLFRDVTPLLADAAALRSVIDAMIAPFAGQFDVVAGIEARGFLLAGAMATAAGVGLVPIRKAGKLPRPAAAVSYTLEYGTATIEAHDDIPDGTRVLLVDDVLATGGTLVAAHELVGAVGGVVIGTAVLMELAGLGGREAVGDVHAVFTA; encoded by the coding sequence GTGACCCCCGAACCCGCGCTCGCGCACGCCGACTCCCTCATCCGCACGATCCCCGACTATCCGAGGCCGGGAGTGCTGTTCCGGGACGTGACGCCTCTGCTGGCCGATGCCGCGGCGCTGCGCAGCGTCATCGATGCGATGATCGCTCCGTTCGCGGGCCAGTTCGACGTCGTGGCCGGCATCGAGGCGCGAGGATTCCTGCTCGCCGGCGCCATGGCCACCGCCGCCGGGGTGGGGCTCGTCCCGATCCGCAAGGCGGGCAAGCTCCCGCGCCCCGCGGCAGCCGTCTCCTACACGCTCGAATACGGCACGGCCACGATCGAGGCGCACGACGACATCCCCGACGGTACCCGCGTGCTGCTGGTCGACGATGTGCTCGCCACCGGCGGCACGCTCGTGGCCGCACACGAACTCGTCGGGGCCGTCGGCGGCGTGGTCATCGGCACGGCGGTGCTCATGGAGCTTGCCGGCCTCGGGGGCCGCGAAGCCGTCGGCGACGTCCACGCGGTGTTCACCGCCTGA
- the purQ gene encoding phosphoribosylformylglycinamidine synthase subunit PurQ, whose product MTARVGVITFPGSLDDGDARRAIRLAGAEPVALWHGSHDLEGVDALVLPGGFSYGDYLRAGAIAALAPIMAEVKDAAAKGMPVLGICNGFQMLVEAHLLPGGLIRNAHQQFIRRDQRLRVENASTAWTSEYEVGQEIVIPLKNADGGYVASESELDRLEGEGLVALRYVDVNPNGSLRDIAGLTNGRGNVVGLMPHPEHAVEPGFGPSTAAAMRSGVDGLPFFTSAVAAVVASAV is encoded by the coding sequence GTGACCGCCCGGGTCGGGGTCATCACCTTCCCCGGCTCGCTCGACGACGGCGACGCGCGGCGCGCAATCCGGCTGGCCGGGGCCGAGCCCGTCGCACTCTGGCACGGCTCGCACGACCTCGAAGGCGTGGACGCCCTGGTGCTGCCGGGTGGCTTCAGCTACGGCGATTACCTGCGCGCCGGCGCCATCGCCGCCCTGGCCCCGATCATGGCCGAAGTCAAGGATGCCGCCGCGAAGGGCATGCCGGTGCTCGGTATCTGCAACGGCTTCCAGATGCTCGTCGAAGCCCACCTGCTGCCGGGCGGACTCATCCGCAACGCGCACCAGCAGTTCATCCGCCGCGACCAGCGCCTGCGCGTGGAGAATGCCTCGACCGCCTGGACCAGCGAGTACGAGGTCGGCCAGGAGATCGTCATCCCGCTGAAGAACGCCGACGGCGGCTACGTCGCCAGCGAGTCCGAACTGGACCGGCTGGAGGGCGAAGGTCTCGTCGCGCTGCGATATGTCGACGTCAACCCGAACGGGTCGCTGCGCGACATCGCCGGGCTCACCAACGGTCGAGGCAACGTGGTGGGGCTCATGCCGCACCCCGAGCACGCCGTCGAACCAGGCTTCGGGCCCAGCACCGCCGCTGCGATGCGCTCCGGCGTCGACGGCCTGCCGTTCTTCACATCGGCGGTCGCCGCCGTGGTGGCATCCGCCGTCTGA
- a CDS encoding carbohydrate ABC transporter permease: MSIGTPPPLAIVESGIPNAAARRRGAKTIRIRGSRPGIWAYATLGVVFLSAVFPLYWSFVIGSGDSTTLRGDFPWIPGGNFISNAISVMTNPAVNFWPALWNSIYSSFIIAAAVVITSTLAGWAFAKLRFLGGPALLVFVVATMAVPQQLGVVPLYILFADLGWTGEIGAIIIPALTSAFGVFWMTQYLQQAVPDELIEAARVDGASMIRTFWTVGVTAARPAAAMLFLFTFVGAWNNFFWPFIVLDRQNPTLPVALSLLQSNYFVDYSVVLAGVVLATIPLLLLFIFAGKQLVSGIMAGAVKG, from the coding sequence ATGAGCATCGGCACCCCCCCGCCCCTCGCGATCGTCGAGTCGGGCATCCCCAACGCGGCAGCACGCCGCCGCGGCGCCAAGACGATCCGCATCCGCGGCTCCCGCCCCGGAATCTGGGCGTACGCCACCCTCGGGGTGGTCTTCCTCTCCGCCGTCTTCCCGCTGTACTGGTCGTTCGTCATCGGCTCCGGCGACTCAACGACGCTGCGCGGAGACTTCCCCTGGATCCCGGGCGGCAACTTCATCTCGAACGCCATATCGGTCATGACCAACCCGGCGGTGAACTTCTGGCCGGCGCTGTGGAACTCCATCTACAGCTCATTCATCATCGCGGCAGCAGTGGTGATCACCTCGACCCTGGCCGGCTGGGCCTTCGCGAAGCTGCGCTTCCTCGGGGGGCCGGCGCTGCTGGTCTTCGTCGTGGCGACCATGGCGGTGCCGCAGCAGCTGGGCGTCGTGCCGCTGTACATCCTGTTCGCCGACCTGGGCTGGACCGGTGAGATCGGCGCGATCATCATCCCCGCCCTCACCAGTGCCTTCGGCGTGTTCTGGATGACGCAGTACCTGCAGCAGGCGGTGCCCGATGAGCTCATCGAGGCCGCTCGCGTCGACGGTGCATCGATGATCCGCACGTTCTGGACGGTCGGTGTCACGGCGGCGCGTCCGGCGGCGGCGATGCTGTTCCTGTTCACCTTCGTGGGCGCCTGGAACAACTTCTTCTGGCCCTTCATCGTGCTCGACCGCCAGAACCCGACGCTCCCGGTGGCGTTGTCGCTGCTGCAGTCGAACTACTTCGTCGACTACTCCGTCGTGCTCGCCGGCGTGGTGCTGGCGACCATCCCGCTGCTGCTGCTGTTCATCTTCGCGGGCAAGCAACTGGTCAGTGGGATCATGGCCGGGGCCGTCAAGGGCTGA
- a CDS encoding sugar ABC transporter permease produces MRPPRVISFSQKLSKWDLKFSPYLYISPFFLMFAVVGLFPIAYTAVISFMDWDLVRNSGEFVGFDQYIWILTQPHFWTALRNTFSIFVLSSVPQLILAIFIAAVLDRNIRAKTFWRMAVLVPYVVAPVAVGLIFNAMFADKSGLINSWLEVIGISEIPWHVEPFWSHVAIATMVNYRWVGYNALILLAAMQAVNRDYYEAATVDGAGPIRQFFSITMPSLKPTLIFVIITSTIGGLQIFDEPRVFDQFGRGGAGQQWLTITLYLYDIGWGQWNFGRAAAMAWILFIIILGIGLINLLVTRTVVRDEGMRSELGKRQQKRAARAAKKQVKESQR; encoded by the coding sequence CTGCGACCGCCGCGCGTGATCTCGTTCTCCCAGAAGCTGAGCAAGTGGGATCTGAAGTTCTCCCCCTACCTGTACATCTCGCCGTTCTTCCTCATGTTCGCGGTCGTGGGACTGTTCCCCATCGCGTACACGGCGGTCATCTCCTTCATGGACTGGGACCTCGTCCGCAACTCCGGAGAGTTCGTCGGATTCGACCAGTACATCTGGATCCTCACGCAGCCCCACTTCTGGACCGCGCTGCGCAACACCTTCAGCATCTTCGTCCTCTCCAGCGTCCCGCAGCTGATCCTCGCGATCTTCATCGCGGCGGTGCTCGACCGCAACATCCGTGCCAAGACGTTCTGGCGCATGGCCGTGCTCGTGCCCTATGTCGTCGCCCCCGTCGCGGTCGGCCTCATCTTCAACGCGATGTTCGCCGACAAGTCCGGGCTCATCAACAGCTGGCTCGAGGTGATCGGGATCTCCGAGATCCCCTGGCACGTCGAGCCCTTCTGGAGTCACGTCGCCATCGCGACGATGGTCAACTACCGCTGGGTCGGCTACAACGCGCTGATCCTGCTTGCGGCGATGCAGGCAGTGAACCGTGATTACTACGAAGCCGCCACCGTCGACGGCGCCGGTCCCATCCGGCAGTTCTTCAGCATCACGATGCCGTCCCTGAAGCCCACGCTGATCTTCGTCATCATCACCTCGACGATCGGCGGTCTGCAGATCTTCGACGAGCCGCGCGTGTTCGACCAGTTCGGACGCGGTGGCGCAGGTCAGCAATGGCTGACCATCACGCTCTACCTCTACGACATCGGATGGGGGCAGTGGAACTTCGGCCGCGCAGCGGCGATGGCCTGGATCCTGTTCATCATCATCCTCGGCATCGGATTGATAAACCTGCTCGTCACCCGCACCGTCGTGCGGGATGAGGGGATGCGTTCCGAACTCGGCAAACGCCAGCAGAAGCGGGCCGCACGCGCGGCCAAGAAGCAGGTCAAGGAGTCCCAGCGATGA
- a CDS encoding ABC transporter substrate-binding protein codes for MNSRALRRTALLAVVATTSAIVLAGCAGGDAGGDSSEGEGGGETLTLATFNDMGYSDELLAEFTEETGIEVVHNKAATSNDARANFFQKLGKGGLADVEAVEVDWFTEMMQYSDLVVPVPDDLKGRWLDWKEAAATDADGNLVAYGTDMGPQAVCYRQDLFEAAGLPSDREAVAELFPTWDAFFQVGADYTEKTGKPFIDSANSVLQGLVNQLEIAYEDPDGSIVAADNPDIRAAYDAVVDKGIPISAYPGQWNDDWYAAMAGGDFAAMLCPPWMHGIIAGEAPDIEGWDIANAFPEGGGNWGGSYLVVPADGENTEAAQQLADWLTAPENQIKAFTNAGTFPSQIEAQDSADLTGYVNEYFNDAPTGQIGIDRANAITVSTYKGQDYFKYHDALQNAITRVFDGLEDKETAWETWLTEISGF; via the coding sequence GTGAATTCACGCGCACTGCGACGCACCGCCCTCCTGGCCGTCGTCGCGACAACATCCGCGATCGTGCTTGCCGGCTGTGCCGGCGGGGACGCTGGCGGCGACAGCAGCGAAGGCGAGGGCGGCGGCGAAACCCTCACGCTCGCCACCTTCAATGACATGGGCTACTCGGACGAACTTCTCGCGGAGTTCACCGAGGAGACCGGCATCGAGGTCGTCCACAACAAGGCAGCCACGTCCAACGACGCGCGTGCGAACTTCTTCCAGAAGCTCGGCAAGGGCGGTCTCGCGGACGTCGAGGCCGTCGAGGTGGACTGGTTCACCGAGATGATGCAGTACTCCGACCTCGTCGTGCCGGTTCCGGATGACCTCAAGGGTCGCTGGCTGGACTGGAAGGAAGCCGCAGCGACGGATGCCGATGGCAACCTGGTCGCGTACGGCACCGACATGGGCCCCCAGGCGGTCTGCTACCGCCAGGACCTGTTCGAAGCCGCCGGCCTGCCGTCGGACCGTGAAGCCGTCGCCGAGCTGTTCCCGACGTGGGACGCGTTCTTCCAGGTCGGAGCCGACTACACCGAGAAGACCGGCAAGCCGTTCATCGACTCGGCCAACTCGGTGCTGCAGGGCCTGGTGAACCAGCTCGAGATCGCCTACGAGGACCCCGACGGCTCGATCGTCGCCGCCGACAACCCCGACATCCGCGCCGCCTACGACGCGGTCGTCGACAAGGGCATCCCGATCTCGGCATACCCCGGGCAGTGGAACGACGACTGGTACGCCGCCATGGCCGGTGGCGACTTCGCCGCCATGCTGTGCCCGCCGTGGATGCACGGCATCATCGCCGGTGAGGCTCCCGACATCGAGGGCTGGGACATCGCCAACGCCTTCCCCGAGGGTGGCGGCAACTGGGGCGGCTCGTACCTCGTCGTCCCCGCTGATGGTGAGAACACCGAGGCTGCCCAGCAGCTCGCCGACTGGCTGACGGCCCCGGAGAACCAGATCAAGGCGTTCACCAACGCCGGCACCTTCCCGAGCCAGATCGAGGCGCAGGACAGCGCTGACCTCACCGGCTACGTCAACGAGTACTTCAACGACGCACCGACGGGCCAGATCGGCATCGACCGCGCCAACGCGATCACCGTGTCCACCTACAAGGGTCAGGACTACTTCAAGTACCACGACGCACTGCAGAACGCGATCACCCGAGTCTTCGACGGCCTCGAAGACAAGGAGACCGCGTGGGAGACGTGGCTGACCGAGATCAGCGGCTTCTGA
- a CDS encoding 2-hydroxyacid dehydrogenase, which produces MTSDTRPFLISVPSDQLAADLAPLPNGVEVIVWAMDTDAPSDRIDIVVPPYMSKGSLLQRLDGIDVQLVQGQAIGYEGVADLLPKGIVFANGSSVHETSTAELAVGLTLAAQRHIDDFAVNTREGVWMPQFSQSLADRRVLLIGYGGVGKATAARLAPFEIELTVVARTARDEDGVHVHAIDELDDLLPHAEIVVLTLPGGDETRGILDARTLALLPDGALVVNVGRGSLIDTDALVAETRSGRLRAALDVVDPEPLPAGHPLWGTPGVLIAPHVGGASSAMRPRIARLLRTQAERMVAGEEPINVVLRT; this is translated from the coding sequence GTGACCTCCGACACCCGTCCCTTCCTCATCAGCGTCCCCTCCGACCAGCTCGCCGCGGACCTGGCGCCGCTTCCCAACGGAGTGGAGGTGATCGTGTGGGCGATGGACACGGATGCCCCGAGCGACCGGATCGACATCGTCGTGCCGCCGTACATGAGCAAGGGCTCGCTGCTGCAGCGGCTTGACGGCATCGACGTGCAGCTCGTGCAGGGTCAGGCGATCGGCTACGAGGGCGTCGCCGACCTGCTGCCGAAGGGCATCGTCTTCGCCAACGGATCCAGCGTGCACGAGACGTCGACCGCAGAGCTGGCCGTCGGGCTGACCCTCGCCGCCCAGCGCCACATCGACGACTTCGCCGTCAACACCCGTGAGGGCGTGTGGATGCCGCAGTTCTCGCAGAGCCTCGCCGACCGGCGGGTGCTGCTGATCGGCTACGGCGGGGTGGGCAAGGCCACGGCCGCTCGCCTGGCGCCGTTCGAGATCGAGCTCACGGTCGTTGCCCGCACCGCCCGCGATGAGGACGGCGTGCACGTGCACGCGATCGACGAGCTCGACGACCTGCTGCCGCACGCCGAGATCGTCGTGCTGACCCTCCCCGGCGGAGACGAGACCCGCGGCATCCTCGATGCCCGCACGCTCGCCCTGCTGCCCGACGGCGCCCTCGTCGTCAACGTCGGGCGCGGTTCGCTCATCGACACCGACGCTCTCGTTGCCGAGACCCGCTCCGGCCGGCTGCGCGCGGCGCTGGATGTCGTGGACCCCGAGCCGCTGCCGGCCGGTCACCCGCTATGGGGCACGCCCGGCGTGCTGATCGCACCGCACGTCGGTGGCGCCTCCAGCGCCATGCGGCCACGCATCGCGCGGCTGCTGCGGACGCAGGCCGAGCGCATGGTCGCCGGCGAGGAGCCGATCAATGTGGTCCTGCGCACCTGA
- a CDS encoding GH1 family beta-glucosidase, which translates to MSIITHERSAHMSASTPRPFPANFLFGAATAAYQIEGAAHEDGRKDSIWDAFSRVPGAVINADNGDVACDHYHRYRDDVALMKRMGLQTYRFSTSWSRVRPDGGALNPKGVDFYKRLVDELLGAGILPWLTLYHWDLPQALQEKGGWANRDTAELFTEYALDMHDALGDRVQAWTTLNEPWCSSFLSYTAGIHAPGRQSVTEGVLAAHHLLLGHGQAVRELRTRDSSLQMGLTLNLTVADAVDPTDPLDIDAARRIDGQFNRWFLDPIFRAEYPADTVEDIRSVDAGAIAALEQAIRPGDLEAIATPIDTLGVNYYHGEYVGGRPPAVPVTGGDAPTDREGSSPFPSHERIHWHDRGLPRTTMHWEVQPEGLTRLLRRVQEDYTGADGVPLYVTENGAAYDDVAVVEDGQTRVHDVERTEFVRAHLAAILDAQDAGVDVRGYFYWSLLDNFEWAWGYEKRFGIVHVDYDTQQRTVKDSGREYSRVIAERSLDAEPAAI; encoded by the coding sequence ATGAGCATCATCACGCACGAGAGGTCTGCCCACATGTCGGCATCCACTCCCCGTCCCTTTCCGGCGAACTTCCTGTTCGGGGCCGCCACGGCCGCCTACCAGATCGAAGGTGCGGCGCACGAGGACGGCCGCAAGGATTCGATCTGGGATGCCTTCTCGCGCGTGCCGGGCGCGGTGATCAACGCCGACAACGGCGACGTCGCCTGCGACCACTACCACCGCTACCGCGACGACGTCGCACTGATGAAGCGGATGGGGCTGCAGACCTACCGGTTCTCCACCTCGTGGTCGCGGGTGCGTCCCGACGGCGGCGCGCTCAACCCGAAGGGCGTCGATTTCTACAAGCGCCTCGTGGACGAGCTGCTCGGTGCCGGCATCCTGCCGTGGCTGACCCTGTACCACTGGGATCTGCCGCAGGCGCTGCAGGAGAAGGGCGGCTGGGCCAACCGCGACACCGCGGAGCTGTTCACCGAGTACGCGCTGGACATGCACGACGCCCTCGGCGATCGGGTGCAGGCGTGGACGACGCTGAACGAGCCGTGGTGCTCGTCGTTCCTCAGCTACACCGCCGGCATCCACGCGCCCGGTCGCCAGAGCGTGACGGAGGGCGTGCTCGCCGCGCACCACCTGCTGCTCGGACACGGCCAAGCGGTGCGGGAGCTGCGCACCCGCGACTCGTCGCTGCAGATGGGACTGACGCTCAACCTCACGGTGGCCGATGCCGTCGACCCGACCGATCCCCTCGACATCGACGCCGCCCGGCGCATCGACGGCCAGTTCAACCGGTGGTTCCTCGACCCGATCTTCCGGGCCGAGTACCCCGCGGACACCGTCGAGGACATCCGGTCGGTGGATGCCGGGGCGATCGCGGCGCTCGAGCAGGCCATCCGACCCGGCGACCTCGAGGCGATCGCCACACCGATCGACACGCTGGGCGTGAACTACTACCACGGCGAGTACGTCGGCGGGCGTCCGCCTGCCGTCCCCGTCACCGGTGGCGACGCCCCGACCGACCGCGAGGGCTCGTCGCCCTTCCCCTCGCACGAGCGGATCCACTGGCACGACCGGGGTCTTCCCCGCACGACGATGCACTGGGAAGTGCAGCCCGAGGGGCTGACCCGACTGCTGCGCCGAGTGCAGGAGGACTACACCGGCGCCGACGGCGTGCCTCTCTACGTCACCGAGAACGGCGCCGCCTATGACGACGTCGCGGTGGTGGAAGACGGGCAGACCCGCGTGCACGATGTGGAGCGCACCGAGTTCGTGCGTGCGCACCTCGCGGCGATCCTCGACGCGCAGGATGCCGGCGTCGACGTGCGCGGCTACTTCTACTGGTCGCTGCTGGACAACTTCGAATGGGCCTGGGGCTACGAGAAGCGGTTCGGCATCGTGCATGTCGACTACGACACCCAGCAGCGCACCGTCAAGGACAGCGGCCGCGAGTACAGTCGAGTGATCGCCGAGCGCTCGCTGGACGCCGAGCCGGCGGCAATCTGA